A single window of Kitasatospora sp. HUAS MG31 DNA harbors:
- a CDS encoding O-antigen ligase family protein: MRRIIESLRCRLPGMSPAVLGGTLTTRLLATAMSFAAGVIAARDLGVDGRAELALMISAPAVLSILTVLGMDNANARFAGTSHTAFRQIVRWSLVFSLVAGSALPGLWLLLGQRWPVLLLDLPFRLALLAAAMCPVTLLTTLLGTAEIGRGRVVTYYLTTALPSLCYLAGIVGLRALGALTVTGCFLAALAGHLVAAAALLVAATARVHPDGARVPVGAFGSFALKSYLPNLIHYGMLRLDVPVIQLLAGSTAVAMYAVALPVAEGLLLVPTAVALMIFPQATSGSVDARAVTRIARTVLGVTAVTAAVAAAAAPLVVPAVYGPPYAGAVQVIWATLPGLVLFSAGRSLQAYLAATDRLRPVIAATALGAVVNLVLLAVLTAPFGAVGAGVADSAGFLVFAVLLGRAVRSRVRSGPAAGKRPSARPPAAPAPVRQNRRQWREPVRAARAALAGLVGERVRRTRPRWTAALAGGSPLAAAALPVAAAVGYLATASSPTAVASGLVVVVLTCVLTPDVGLYTLAAAIPLSQSTFGSSLVTSNRLVVLMLVCLLNRALTGRGVARPRPAGALIAVATIGCLVAATAVAGGTTRSGAGTWQYLLLACAPLLLLPLVAGPGPALDRALMVFCGGSVILAVIEIVRTDSVLTARSDLAAADSAVLAATQPGVANHNAVGALFVMAAAVLLARFHTVRPRLPRWAIGGGTVVLSIGVAYSLSRAAYLAGIAMLVVYAGRRALRGILALGVGAACLVPLMPAAIAARFESVLGGSTLDADSAVRLDLWSSALRMFDAHPVFGVGYLNFAGQLPDFYRATGHYNVMFLQFPLLEFAHNTYLTVLSQTGLVGAVGLGSLAVLGVRRAWGALRGGDHAGEAALLAMVGTGICSMFGEVLLVPTLLSGLVLIVLAAKPAAGGRVPAGRLVPASRVVPGRVVPGRVVPVAGEVTR; this comes from the coding sequence GTGCGGCGGATCATCGAGAGCCTGCGCTGCCGGTTGCCCGGGATGAGCCCCGCCGTGCTCGGCGGCACGCTGACGACCCGTCTGCTGGCCACGGCGATGAGCTTCGCGGCGGGTGTGATCGCCGCCCGCGACCTGGGGGTGGACGGCCGGGCGGAACTCGCCCTCATGATCTCCGCCCCGGCCGTTCTCAGCATCCTGACGGTCCTCGGCATGGACAACGCCAACGCCCGGTTCGCCGGCACCTCGCATACGGCGTTCCGCCAGATCGTCCGGTGGAGCCTGGTGTTCTCCCTGGTCGCCGGTTCGGCGCTGCCCGGGCTGTGGCTGCTGCTCGGGCAGCGCTGGCCGGTGCTGCTGCTCGACCTGCCGTTCCGGCTGGCGCTGCTCGCGGCCGCCATGTGCCCGGTGACCCTGCTGACGACGCTGCTGGGCACCGCGGAGATCGGCCGCGGCCGGGTAGTGACGTACTACCTCACGACCGCGCTCCCCTCGCTCTGCTACCTCGCCGGGATCGTCGGCCTGCGGGCACTCGGGGCGCTGACCGTCACCGGCTGCTTCCTGGCGGCGCTCGCCGGGCACCTGGTGGCGGCGGCCGCGCTCCTGGTCGCCGCCACCGCGCGGGTGCACCCCGACGGTGCGCGGGTGCCGGTGGGGGCCTTCGGGAGCTTCGCGCTGAAGTCCTATCTGCCGAACCTCATCCACTACGGGATGCTGCGCCTGGACGTGCCGGTGATCCAGCTCCTGGCCGGGTCCACGGCGGTGGCGATGTACGCGGTGGCGCTGCCGGTGGCCGAGGGGCTGCTCCTGGTGCCGACCGCGGTGGCGTTGATGATCTTTCCCCAGGCGACCTCGGGTTCGGTGGACGCGCGGGCGGTAACCCGGATCGCCCGGACGGTCCTCGGCGTCACCGCCGTGACGGCCGCCGTGGCGGCGGCGGCCGCGCCCCTGGTGGTTCCCGCGGTCTACGGGCCGCCGTACGCCGGGGCGGTGCAGGTGATCTGGGCCACCCTCCCCGGGCTGGTGCTGTTCAGTGCGGGGCGCTCGCTCCAGGCCTATCTGGCGGCCACGGACCGGCTGCGGCCGGTGATCGCCGCGACCGCGCTGGGGGCCGTCGTCAACCTCGTGCTGCTCGCGGTGTTGACCGCCCCGTTCGGTGCGGTGGGTGCCGGCGTGGCCGACTCGGCCGGATTCCTGGTGTTCGCCGTGCTGCTCGGCCGCGCCGTCCGGTCGCGGGTCCGCTCCGGGCCCGCCGCCGGGAAGCGTCCGTCCGCCCGCCCGCCGGCCGCGCCCGCGCCGGTGCGGCAGAACCGGCGGCAGTGGCGGGAGCCGGTCCGGGCGGCCCGGGCGGCGCTGGCCGGCCTGGTCGGCGAGCGGGTCCGGCGCACCCGGCCGCGGTGGACGGCCGCCCTGGCCGGTGGGTCGCCGCTGGCCGCGGCGGCGCTGCCGGTCGCGGCGGCGGTCGGATACCTGGCGACCGCCTCCAGCCCCACGGCCGTCGCCAGCGGGCTGGTGGTCGTCGTGCTGACCTGCGTACTCACCCCGGACGTGGGCCTGTACACGCTCGCGGCCGCGATCCCGCTGTCGCAGTCCACCTTCGGGTCCTCGCTCGTCACCTCCAACCGGCTGGTCGTGCTGATGCTCGTCTGCCTGCTCAACCGCGCCCTCACGGGCCGGGGGGTCGCCAGGCCGAGGCCGGCCGGCGCGCTGATCGCCGTCGCCACCATCGGCTGCCTGGTCGCCGCGACCGCCGTGGCCGGCGGCACCACCCGGTCGGGCGCCGGGACCTGGCAGTACCTGCTGCTGGCCTGCGCGCCGCTGCTGCTGCTGCCGCTCGTCGCCGGACCCGGGCCGGCCCTGGACCGGGCGCTCATGGTGTTCTGCGGCGGCAGCGTGATCCTCGCCGTGATCGAGATCGTCCGCACCGACTCCGTCCTCACGGCCCGCTCGGACCTCGCCGCCGCGGACAGCGCCGTGCTGGCCGCCACCCAGCCGGGCGTCGCCAACCACAACGCCGTGGGCGCGCTGTTCGTCATGGCGGCGGCCGTCCTGCTGGCGCGCTTCCACACGGTCCGCCCGCGCCTGCCCAGGTGGGCGATCGGCGGCGGGACCGTCGTGCTCAGCATCGGCGTCGCGTACTCGTTGAGCCGCGCGGCCTATCTCGCCGGGATCGCGATGCTGGTGGTGTACGCCGGCCGGCGGGCGCTGCGCGGCATCCTGGCGCTGGGAGTCGGCGCGGCCTGCCTGGTGCCTCTGATGCCCGCCGCGATCGCGGCCCGGTTCGAGTCGGTGCTCGGCGGCAGCACGCTGGACGCCGACTCCGCGGTGCGGCTCGACCTGTGGAGCAGCGCGTTGCGGATGTTCGACGCGCATCCGGTCTTCGGTGTCGGCTATCTGAACTTCGCCGGGCAGTTGCCGGACTTCTACCGTGCCACGGGTCACTACAACGTGATGTTCCTTCAGTTCCCGCTCCTGGAGTTCGCCCACAACACGTATCTGACGGTGCTTTCGCAGACCGGGCTGGTGGGCGCGGTCGGGCTCGGCTCCCTGGCCGTGCTGGGGGTGCGCCGGGCGTGGGGGGCGCTGCGTGGGGGTGATCACGCCGGTGAGGCGGCGCTCCTGGCGATGGTGGGGACGGGGATCTGTTCGATGTTCGGGGAGGTGTTGCTGGTGCCGACCCTGTTGTCGGGTCTGGTGCTGATCGTCCTGGCCGCGAAGCCGGCGGCGGGCGGGCGGGTGCCGGCGGGCAGGCTGGTGCCGGCCAGCCGGGTGGTGCCGGGTCGGGTGGTACCGGGTCGGGTGGTACCGGTGGCCGGTGAGGTGACGCGATGA
- a CDS encoding nucleotide sugar dehydrogenase, with protein sequence MATVTVVGLGKIGLPLAVTIAAAGHRVRGADIDPGVAASVAAGRPPFPGEPGLDALLARVTGEGLLRATTDTTAAVAGSEVVVIVVPLVIGADRRPDHRALDAAVDAVGAGLRRGSLVIVETTLPVHTTRQRITPRLAAASGLRPGGDFGVCHSPERVSSGSVFADLARYPKLVGGIDPASGERAAAFYASVLRFTERPDLPRPNGVWDLGSAEAAELTKLAETTYRDVNIALANEFACFAQDVGLDLLPVIEAANSQPFSHLHRPGIAVGGHCIPVYPWLYAAGDPAARIPVLAREINDAMPGRAVRMLVTLAGELRGRRAVVLGAAYRGGVKETAFSGVFPLVRALAEHGAIPLVHDPLYEDAELTALGLRPYRLGEPCDVAIVQADHAQYARIGPADLPGVAALLDGRSVTDPVLWSGVPRLAVGTGVPVPPAPKATAPGGDHAFGEVPAPA encoded by the coding sequence ATGGCCACGGTCACGGTGGTCGGGCTGGGCAAGATCGGTCTGCCGCTCGCGGTCACGATCGCCGCCGCGGGACACCGGGTGAGGGGCGCGGACATCGACCCCGGGGTGGCGGCGAGCGTGGCGGCCGGCCGGCCGCCGTTCCCGGGCGAGCCGGGTCTCGACGCCCTGCTCGCCCGCGTCACCGGCGAGGGGCTGCTGCGGGCCACCACGGACACCACGGCCGCGGTGGCCGGCAGTGAGGTGGTCGTCATCGTGGTGCCGCTGGTCATCGGCGCCGACCGGCGGCCGGACCACCGTGCCCTGGACGCGGCCGTGGACGCGGTCGGCGCCGGTCTGCGGCGCGGGTCGCTGGTGATCGTCGAGACCACCCTGCCGGTGCACACCACGCGGCAGCGGATCACCCCGCGGCTCGCGGCCGCGTCCGGGCTGCGCCCGGGCGGCGACTTCGGCGTCTGCCACAGCCCGGAGCGGGTCTCCAGCGGTAGCGTCTTCGCCGACCTGGCCCGGTACCCGAAGCTGGTCGGCGGCATCGACCCGGCCAGCGGGGAGCGCGCGGCCGCGTTCTACGCCTCCGTGCTGCGCTTCACCGAACGGCCGGACCTGCCGCGTCCCAACGGGGTCTGGGACCTCGGTTCGGCGGAGGCGGCCGAGCTGACCAAGCTGGCCGAGACCACCTACCGCGACGTCAACATCGCGCTCGCCAACGAGTTCGCCTGCTTCGCTCAGGACGTGGGGCTGGATCTGCTGCCGGTCATCGAGGCGGCGAACAGCCAGCCCTTCAGCCATCTGCACCGGCCGGGGATCGCGGTCGGCGGTCACTGCATCCCGGTCTATCCCTGGCTGTACGCGGCCGGCGATCCGGCGGCCCGGATCCCGGTGCTGGCCCGCGAGATCAACGACGCGATGCCGGGCCGGGCGGTGCGGATGCTGGTGACGCTGGCCGGCGAGCTGCGCGGCAGGCGAGCCGTGGTCCTCGGCGCGGCCTACCGCGGCGGGGTGAAGGAGACGGCGTTCAGCGGCGTGTTCCCGCTCGTCCGCGCGCTGGCCGAGCACGGCGCGATCCCGCTGGTCCACGACCCGCTGTACGAGGACGCGGAGCTGACCGCGCTCGGTCTGCGGCCCTACCGCCTGGGCGAGCCGTGCGACGTCGCGATCGTGCAGGCGGATCACGCGCAGTACGCCCGGATCGGGCCGGCCGACCTCCCGGGGGTCGCCGCGCTGCTGGACGGCCGATCGGTGACCGATCCGGTGCTCTGGTCCGGCGTGCCCCGGCTGGCCGTCGGCACGGGCGTCCCGGTCCCTCCCGCGCCGAAGGCCACGGCCCCGGGCGGTGACCACGCCTTCGGGGAGGTGCCGGCCCCGGCCTGA
- a CDS encoding glycosyltransferase family 4 protein, whose amino-acid sequence MKIWIFNHYAAPPDCAAGTRHYEIGRALTAAGHEVTVFASSFSHFSRREERLAPGERTATRTIDGVRFLWVRTPPYLSNGYRRVLNMLAYTVRVLPAQRRLDRPDVIVGSSVHPAAVLAAWLTARRRRARFVVEVRDLWPQTLIDMGALRPNGLPARLLRLAESFSYRRASAVICLLPGATGYLEARGVPRDRIHYVPNGISDRPGPDGTGERALPDLPEAGGGAAELIDRIRRLRKDGFLTAGYIGSHGPANGIATVVEAAAELHTRGGPRVAVVLVGDGQEKAACRRLADRQGLDNVLFWPPVPKQAVPAVLAELDVTLFCLRDVAVFKYGLSSNKLFDYLASGKPVLFASNAPGSPVRASGGGVCVPPESPPAMADALAALAAMSGSERERMGELGRRWVYRHHGMTALAGAFLTAVSEPSESRPVTDARA is encoded by the coding sequence ATGAAGATCTGGATCTTCAACCACTACGCGGCACCACCCGACTGCGCGGCCGGCACCCGGCACTACGAGATCGGCCGCGCTCTGACCGCGGCCGGCCACGAGGTCACCGTCTTCGCCAGCAGCTTCAGCCACTTCAGCAGACGCGAGGAACGACTCGCCCCCGGGGAGAGGACCGCCACCCGGACCATCGACGGCGTCCGCTTCCTCTGGGTCCGCACACCGCCCTACCTGAGCAACGGATACCGACGGGTCCTCAACATGCTCGCCTACACGGTCCGGGTGCTGCCCGCACAACGCCGCCTGGACCGGCCGGACGTGATCGTCGGCTCCTCGGTCCACCCCGCGGCCGTCCTCGCCGCCTGGCTGACCGCCCGCCGCCGCCGCGCCCGGTTCGTCGTCGAGGTACGGGACCTGTGGCCGCAGACCCTGATCGACATGGGCGCGCTACGCCCGAACGGGCTGCCCGCCCGCCTGCTCCGGCTGGCCGAGTCCTTCTCCTACCGGCGGGCGTCCGCGGTGATCTGCCTGCTGCCCGGCGCCACCGGCTACCTGGAGGCCCGCGGCGTCCCCCGCGACAGGATCCACTACGTGCCGAACGGGATCAGCGACCGGCCCGGGCCGGACGGCACCGGTGAGCGCGCCCTCCCCGACCTCCCGGAGGCGGGCGGCGGGGCCGCCGAACTGATCGACCGGATCCGGCGGCTTCGCAAGGACGGCTTCCTCACGGCCGGCTACATCGGCTCGCACGGTCCGGCCAACGGGATCGCGACCGTCGTCGAGGCCGCGGCCGAACTGCACACCCGGGGCGGGCCGCGGGTGGCCGTCGTGCTGGTCGGCGACGGCCAGGAGAAGGCCGCGTGCCGGCGGCTCGCCGACCGCCAAGGCCTGGACAACGTGCTGTTCTGGCCGCCGGTGCCCAAACAGGCCGTCCCGGCCGTGCTCGCGGAACTGGACGTGACGCTGTTCTGCCTGCGCGACGTCGCGGTGTTCAAGTACGGCCTGAGCAGCAACAAGCTGTTCGACTACCTGGCGTCCGGCAAGCCCGTGCTGTTCGCCAGCAACGCGCCGGGCAGCCCGGTCCGCGCATCCGGCGGCGGGGTGTGCGTGCCGCCCGAGTCACCGCCGGCCATGGCCGACGCCCTGGCCGCCCTCGCCGCGATGAGCGGGAGCGAACGCGAACGGATGGGCGAACTCGGCCGCCGCTGGGTGTACCGGCACCACGGCATGACCGCCCTGGCCGGCGCCTTCCTCACCGCCGTCTCGGAACCCTCCGAGAGCCGCCCGGTCACCGACGCCCGCGCGTGA
- the wecB gene encoding non-hydrolyzing UDP-N-acetylglucosamine 2-epimerase, with translation MKVLSVVGTRPQLVKLAPIAWELAARGDDHLIAHTGQHYDPLLSQSLLDDLDLPAPDVNLEAGSAPHAEQTARMLTGLAPVLAHARPDWVLTYGDTNSTLAATLAAAAQDLPIAHVEAGLRSYDRRMPEERNRIVADHLADLLLAPTAAAMANLTAEGLAARAVHVGDLMLDTLKAVTHPSTGPRGHQRPPFLTDHPGPYLLATVHRQATTDDPERLAAVVAALAACPQPVWLPVHPRLAARCRTFGIDLTRGTLHPVDPLPYRSMITALAGASGLITDSGGLQKEALALGVPCCTLRTETEWPETLHDGWNVLVPDPRDLPAAASRPRPAGPPPSPFGDGRAAARIIDALAPRTVPAAPAAPLLTR, from the coding sequence GTGAAGGTGCTCAGCGTGGTCGGCACACGTCCGCAGCTCGTCAAACTGGCCCCGATCGCCTGGGAACTGGCCGCACGCGGCGATGACCACCTGATCGCCCACACCGGACAGCACTACGACCCCCTGCTGTCCCAGTCACTCCTGGATGACCTCGACCTCCCCGCACCCGACGTGAACCTGGAAGCCGGCTCCGCCCCCCACGCGGAACAGACCGCCCGCATGCTGACCGGCCTCGCCCCCGTCCTCGCCCACGCCCGCCCCGACTGGGTCCTGACCTACGGCGACACCAACTCCACCCTCGCCGCAACCCTCGCCGCCGCCGCGCAGGACCTGCCGATCGCCCACGTGGAGGCAGGACTGCGCTCCTACGACCGCCGGATGCCCGAGGAACGCAACCGGATCGTCGCCGACCACCTGGCCGACCTGCTGCTCGCACCGACCGCCGCGGCGATGGCCAACCTGACCGCCGAAGGCCTGGCCGCCCGCGCGGTCCACGTCGGCGACCTGATGCTGGACACCCTGAAAGCGGTCACCCACCCCTCCACCGGACCCCGCGGACACCAACGGCCCCCCTTCCTCACCGACCACCCCGGCCCCTACCTGCTCGCCACGGTGCACCGGCAGGCCACCACCGACGACCCCGAGCGGCTGGCCGCCGTCGTGGCCGCCCTCGCCGCCTGCCCGCAACCGGTCTGGCTGCCGGTGCACCCCCGCCTCGCCGCCCGGTGCCGCACCTTCGGCATCGACCTCACCCGCGGAACCCTGCACCCGGTCGACCCCCTGCCCTACCGGAGCATGATCACCGCCCTGGCCGGAGCGAGCGGACTGATCACCGACTCCGGCGGCCTGCAGAAGGAGGCCCTGGCACTCGGCGTCCCGTGCTGCACCCTGCGCACCGAGACCGAGTGGCCCGAGACCCTCCACGACGGCTGGAACGTCCTGGTGCCCGACCCCCGCGACCTGCCGGCCGCCGCGTCCCGGCCGAGGCCCGCGGGCCCGCCGCCGAGCCCCTTCGGAGACGGCCGCGCCGCCGCCCGGATCATCGACGCGCTGGCTCCCCGCACCGTACCCGCCGCCCCGGCCGCACCCCTGCTGACGAGGTGA
- a CDS encoding glycosyltransferase family 4 protein has translation MRPRAGTRPLRILQITSTAVGGSWFHDQVRGLAGLGHEVCAVLPREGPLADRLRGIGGVRVEIIPFGLSRRIRQLPGLLRAQWRLTRFVREYRPDVIHSHLIIAVLAGRVASAGWRPALVVSQVPGLVHLRMAPFRILDRLSLHRDDLVLGSCREIARRYRAMGAREVAVSYYGCDVHRFDPATPAEPFRREFGIGDGTPAVGMVAYMYPSTFRDFREIGVKGHEVFLDAVPLVLRQHPDARFFVVGDELVGDGRYRRELEDRAARLGVADRVHFTGFRSDVGSVMAGLDVLVNPSMDESACYTVVEALLMLKGVVATDVGGLPDTVRHETTGLLVPPADPAALAQAVSALIADPAARRRLAGRGRELALRQFDITGTVNQVNELYHRMLAAPAARGRLRRPGRPA, from the coding sequence ATGAGGCCCAGGGCGGGGACGCGGCCGCTGCGGATCCTGCAGATCACCTCGACGGCGGTCGGCGGCAGCTGGTTCCACGACCAGGTGCGGGGGCTGGCGGGGCTGGGTCACGAGGTGTGCGCGGTGCTGCCGCGCGAGGGTCCGCTCGCCGACCGGCTGCGCGGGATCGGCGGGGTGCGGGTGGAGATCATTCCGTTCGGTCTCTCCCGGCGGATCAGGCAGCTGCCCGGTCTGCTGCGTGCGCAGTGGCGGCTGACGCGGTTCGTGAGGGAGTACCGGCCGGACGTCATCCACTCGCATCTGATCATCGCGGTGCTGGCCGGCCGGGTGGCCTCGGCCGGGTGGCGGCCCGCGCTCGTGGTCTCGCAGGTCCCGGGGCTGGTGCATCTGCGGATGGCGCCGTTTCGCATCCTGGACCGGCTCTCGCTGCACCGGGACGACCTGGTGCTCGGGTCGTGCCGGGAGATCGCGCGCCGCTACCGGGCGATGGGGGCGCGGGAGGTCGCGGTCAGCTACTACGGCTGCGACGTGCACCGGTTCGATCCGGCGACGCCCGCGGAGCCGTTCCGCCGGGAGTTCGGGATCGGCGACGGCACCCCGGCGGTCGGCATGGTCGCGTACATGTATCCGAGTACGTTCCGGGATTTCCGGGAGATCGGCGTCAAGGGGCACGAGGTCTTCCTCGACGCCGTTCCGCTGGTCCTGCGTCAGCACCCGGACGCCAGGTTCTTCGTGGTCGGTGACGAGCTGGTCGGGGACGGGAGGTACCGGCGGGAGCTGGAGGACCGTGCCGCCCGGCTCGGCGTGGCCGACCGGGTGCACTTCACGGGTTTCCGCTCCGATGTCGGCTCGGTCATGGCGGGGCTGGACGTGCTGGTGAACCCGTCGATGGACGAGTCCGCGTGCTACACGGTGGTGGAGGCGTTGCTGATGCTCAAGGGCGTGGTCGCCACCGATGTCGGCGGCCTGCCGGACACCGTCCGGCACGAGACGACCGGCCTGCTGGTCCCGCCGGCCGATCCGGCCGCCCTGGCACAGGCCGTGAGCGCGCTGATCGCCGACCCCGCGGCGCGGCGCCGGCTGGCCGGCCGCGGCCGAGAACTGGCCCTGCGCC